In the genome of Thunnus albacares chromosome 16, fThuAlb1.1, whole genome shotgun sequence, the window TATGATTTTGTTAACTACATAGGATCACACTGAGCAATAATTCTGCTCTCTCAGTTCAGTGCAGAAAGATAGAATtcagcatgtacacacacacacaggtctgtgAAAGGTACAGGGCTTTTCAGAGAGAGAACGACTGTAGCAGCAATAAGTTGGAGATGGAGAAGAGTTAAATCTGCAGAAGTTAACATTCACGGCCACATCGATGGGCTTCAGATGTGTCAGACGAGGGCCTCCTGAATGAGTCACAGTCCACAGTCTGAGGAGAGCTGATAAGACCTGACAGAAGACCTGCTTTTCAATGGGAGACAGATGGAGTTGGAACaaaacacatgacacacacacatatacaaaaacctggccacacacacacacacacacacacattagataGAAATATGGTGTCTGACGAATCAAGAGCGTTTTGGTGAAAATATTATTGTAAAAATATGGGAGGATACTGTCCAATACAGtttgaaacactgaaatatttaaaaatacaatattggTTTACTCGGAATGTTTCAGAAGAGAATAagattaatgtaaaaatactcagctttaaataatacaaaagtctagaaaaacactgtaaaacaaaaactaatgtGATGACCAAACCTCAAATTCAAACTTattgacaataaaatacaaatattttcatcactttttttgGATGGACATTGTTTCATGAGGACAAAACCAGCACAACACATGAAGATGTTGTGTATCACAATGGGAGGGCCGGCTGTATTCGGAGAAGCATGGAGGGAGACTTTTGGAACTGGTGTTATACAGAAACACTTTGCCAATTCAATCCTTCATATTGGCAAAAGGAATGTTTCGTGACCAAACTATTCCAATTTCCTCCCTTGTTGAATTGCAAGATGTCTTGGGACAGCTTGATACCATATGTGACTGCCTGGATATGAACCAGGGTCTTTAAGCCAGTACTGTTTAGACATCACTGAACATCTCAATAAAAATTATACAGTTCCAAAAAGGCAACTTTAAGCAAGCATGGTCATATTGCTTCTGCATTCTCCAAATCAAGAACTAAACCTTTGCCttgataacaacaacaacatctacCATCTCTAAACATGTCTCTCCTCTTGCTTAGACAAACACCTGTTGCTCTGACATGATGGCAAACATCATCCGTTTCACACGGCTGGGACAGACTAACTGATTTCTAGGAGGATTTTTGCCATTTCTGGTTATTTATGCTGTAATTTGGGCCCATATTCAATTGCTTATATGAAAATCAAAATGACTAGTGCttacattaagaaaaataaaatagaaatagacTTTATTATATTGCTGTAACAGCAAGATTGCAGTTTAttaacataacacaacatagcagaaaattaaataaaataacagtatAGGATAGCATAGCATAACATAACATCACATAATACaatgtaacataacataacataatgtaGCATAGCGTAGCATAACACAGTATAGCATAAcgtagcatagcatagcataacACAGCACAGCATAATGAAGCATAACATAGCATAGAATAACAGCATAATATAGCATAGCATAACATAGCATAACATGACAGCACTTAATAtagcataaaataaaacataacataacataacataacataacataacataacataacataacataacataacataacataagaTGACAGAACTTAATATCACATAACATGCCCTTGAACAAGCCTCTTACAGCAAAGTGTTCCtgaaaaagaggggaaaaaaacttgTCAGTGTATCTAGAATACTGTTActgatcattttcattcatgAGTGCCACTAGGTCTGTGCCAGTATACAGTTTTTGTGCTATGATTGCTTATTATACAGTTTAACCAAGCAAAAACCCTGAGCGTCATGGTTCCCTTTTCCCACTAAGATAAAGACCATGTTCAGTTCAAGAAATAACACCCCAGAGGAAAGCCTGCACTGTGATTATagatatgatgatgatgttgatggcTACCATCTGTAGCACATAAACACCTACAATCACAACAAAAGACATGCTGGAGGGTGtctcataattcataattgccTTTATACATTGTTTTTCGAAACAAGTGGCACCTGATTCTTATGTGCATgccacaaaacaacaacaattaaatGTTTGGTTAGCGGTACCCTGCTGTGTCAATATATGGATGAATTATTGTAACAACACCTCAatcatgaataataaataataatttaattttgataTATATCCACccagaacaaataaataacaacaacattcaTCAACAGCATATTCCAGCTAAATATACATGTGGCACTGGTGCGAATAATTGTCACCCGACATTTACATACGTGTCATTACCATGGCACACAGACTGAGGAGGGAAATGTAGAGTAATTGTTGATGCAGCTGCAACCTTTATAGACACAGGGTCTGGCTTTTCTGCTGCCTGACTCTTCTAATATATCACAAAATTGTTTCTTACACTGGGCAACAGCTctcaaaaaaacaatgaaaacatggtACCCAAGTGAACTAATTTCATTTAAGGTGCCGCATATTCACCCCTACAAATGATACTCAGTTTCCTCTTGGGAGAAGCTTTTTGTGGTGGAGGCTTTTCACCCTATCACCAAATAGTCAGAGTGGGAATACAGAGTGCAGCACTTCTACAGAAAAGGAATACATTGCAGGAGATTTTATGGGTTGTGACTGAAGGTACACCACCTCATTGCTCCATCACAGCGCTTCAGTTGTGCCACACACCTTTGACCACGGGCTTACAAAACATCAGTCACCCCATCCTGTATGCCTTGCAACAGGCCATTGACTCAGGGTTGTGCTGTCCACCATTAATAATAATGCTCAGTTTTTACCTGACACTGCTCTGTAGCCGACCCAGCTCTCTGACCTCCCCTGGAAAGGCACAAGCAGAAAGATTATTTTCCCTGCAGGGATCAATAGAGTATTACAAAAAAAGCTTACAGTGTATTTTCTACTACCTTGGTTTTTATAcgcagaagaaaagaaaagagtctTTTAATAATTTGGTGATTTAGGGGATAGAATGCCACAAATATATAAAGTGATATACAGTTTGCAGGTGATATaggtctttaaaatgttgatatgacAGGTTgcctttttctgtttgctgaCATCAGCACTTACAAATAtctaacacacaaaaaacagcagACAATCTCTCTTCACTCTACACCCCACTCCAgcagcaccacacacacacacacatacacacacacatgcgtagTGTTGCTACAAATTGGTACACCTTGCGCCTCAAGGGTTTATGACTTGATGTAGTGCCGTTTCTTCTCAAAAGACACACCCTTTATATTGCATGTATATAACCAAAGCTTTCTCAGTTTCACACCCCATAAAACTATGGtcagcagctgaatgtgaatgtgtgcacGGGCACAACAGTACAACAAACATTATGGTGCTGTATGAAATGTCTGCTTGGGTATGTAGAGAAGACAGGGTGAGAGAGCGCTTTCATACCACGTCTAAtgaagtgcatgtgtgtatttgttcatGTTTGCACAGACACATTGATGTTGGACCACATTTGTGCATATATTTGCGGAcagctgaatgtgtgtgtgtgtgtgtgtcattctgTTTTATCTGCACGGTATGGTGCTGCAGAGTATATGATTTAGTTAGTAATTAGGGAATAGAGACGTATCCAATTATTGGGGTTGTGAAATATCACCCTGTCTCAGTAGTTATTCCAGTACCGTCTGCACCCTGCCTTATTATTACACCAGCTGCATATATGAttaggtgtgtgcatgtgtaaaagaaagagagggaaagagacagagaaagaaaaagagtgagagaacgagtacagtatgtgtgtgtccagaaAAGGCGGCATCTACAAAAGAAACTCATTTCTGCTCATTGTAGATTATAGGTGGCAGAACCACATGCCTGTAGGAGCTGCAGCCAAAGCCATTGCTGACAGTCCCATGACACCTTGTGTGtgaggggtggtgggggtgggggcggTGTTGGGGTGGCAGGGCTATGCCCatgggatgaaaaaaaatcttatttatgacttatttctctctcacaccATTTGACTTTAAgtacatggacacacacagaaaggtaAGTACAACTTATACCATCAGATACATTAACCACTGCTCTCACATGGAAGTGTAAATGTATAGGACATGCACACAGCTGCATGGATGACTgttaatgtttgtcttttgtgtgtgtaggtgtgtgtgtatgtgtgtgtgtgtgtgtgtgtgtgtgtgtgtgtgtgtgtgtgtgtgtgtgtgtgtgtgtgtgtgtgtgtgtgtgtgtatgtgggagaGATTGTAAATCTGCACAATCACATCTCACCTAATGAAAAGCCACCATCCGCTCTGCCTGTCACCGGTGGAAACAAATACCAGGGACTGTCCTATGTCAGTAACTGGAGAGCTGCTATCTCCAACCAtctgggagagaaaaagagagatactCTGAGGAGCTCTCCGAATGCTGCCAGAATGCCTCCGATGTGGAGGTAGACAGAGAAAACATTGACTCCATATAGTGAGGGGTCTGATATAAACGGCAAGATGGCTATCTGCTCTGGGCAGGGGTGATGAAAAGAGAGACGTGCCTGCGAAGTGTAGATGACATAAGTGCACTCGCATTTATCTTGCATGCACAATATGGAAGTGTACAATATATTATGCATGCAAAAGTGAGTCACAGGCTGAAATTTGattgcatttcatttcagtcaGACTTTGTTCTGTGACACAATatcaaatcaaagaaaaatattatagACTTTGTGTTAATCTCCCTGTGGaatcctttgttttgttcctaccttgcacacaaatacacacctgCCTCCAGCCACTCCCTTCAGTCtctactacacacacatacacacacacacacacaatgacagatATGAGAGAACAAGTGAAGCATGTGGAAGTAATTTACAAGTCACACATGGGAACTGGAGGACAGAGCATATATTAATGTATTCAGGAAGGTGAGGATACATTTGTCATGTCCTGCAGCAACAGTGCGCATATAGTCTGCAGTTTTGGAGCATTTAGAGACACTAAAATGTTTATAGCACATCAAAAGACGGAAATTCTCGTCTTGAGATATGCAGGCTGTTAACACTGACGATTGTTGCCTTGAACTTGCCTATATGGACTCCGTTGATCATGTAGAGAATTCCACAGCTCTCTGACAACAAAAACCATGCCACGGTAACAGCTGCCTATCGCCGCCAGCCGCCCTGCCCACACCTGATTGGAGCATCTGATTAACTGGCATTTTCCTCTGATGTTCTCATTGGCTCGGCGGTAATAGACCCGTGACTGCCATCCACTAAAAACAACTGAAGGCGGAGCGCGCCGGCCGAGGCGGAGCTCTCCTTGGTACTTAAATCGAGCTGGTGCTGAAAGAAGTGAAGTACTAGCACGCACGACAGCCGGAGCTCCCGGTGCGCGGTGCGAAGAGTGTGAGACAAgtgagaagaaagaggaaaaaagaacagaaagaaggAGAGCAGTGGACCGTGCCGCCCGCTGTTCTAATGGACCATAAGGATATTTAACCATTTGCCCGGGGAGCGCACAGGTATCCTCTTTTTCTCCAGTTCCTTTCATACTTTGCGCCGTGCGTAAAGACACAAGACTGGCCTTTATTTACTCTCTATGAGCCTGCAAGGCTCAgactgtttttcctcttttctctttccttgcTTCTTCTACAGGGAAACGCGggctgtttttacattccaCTGGAATTAATGATTGACTAATGGATGTGGAGGGAGCAAGGGGCAGTGGATCATTGATTGTGTTAGTGTACTCTTTCGGCTCAATAACACGAGAGAGCTCTTGCCCCTCCATATAGGGGACTGCTGAGAAGTGTTGAGTGTTTTCTTAGCCCACTCTCTTGTCTATTGACAAAAGGGATTCAAATGCAGCAAAGCATGTGTGCTGCCCTGTGAAAGGTGAATATTTTTGCTTAACGGTGTATTTCATGCCACTGacatctctctctatctctgtctatctctcctGTCTTTCCCTCTCAGACACCGCAGTCCATGCCTCTGCCTTGCCAGGTCATTGATGGGAAATCAACTGGATCGGATCACCCACCTCAACTACAGCGAGCTGCCCACGGGGGATCCGTCCGGGCTGGAGAAGGACGAGCTTCGGGTCGGCGTCGCCTACTTCTTCTctgacgaagaggaggaggtggatgaCCGCACTCCGTCCGACTGCGGCTTCACCAAGGACCACAGCCCGGCCGAGGAAGGACCCTTCTCGGTTAGCGAGGTGGAGTACTCTGCGTTCTGCGCACAGGAATGCATCTTCTCCAAGCTCCGGGAGAACGAGGACTTGAATGTGTACTCGGCCAAAACTTTGCTGACTATGTGCAAACCGGGGGACCTGCTGGAGCTGGTGGCCACCGCGCAAGCCCCCCACTGGGCCATCTACGAGCAGGACGACCAGGTCATTCATCTGCACAAGGGCGAGATCCGCAAGGACAGCCTGCTTGAGATCAGTAACGGTCGCCACGGGAGGATAGTCAACAATCGGTACCGGTACCGGCCGCTACCTCCAGACCTGGTGATGCAGAACGCGGTGGGACACCTGGGCCTGAGCAGCGAGGAGATATGCTGGACCAACTCGGAAAGTTTCGCAGCCTGGTGCCGCTTTGGGAAACGGGAGTTCAAAGCCGGGGGAGAGGCGCACTCAGCGGAGCAGCAGTATTTCCTCAAAGTGCATCTGTCCGGCAGCGGGGTGCACACTCTGGTCTTTCGCAGCCTGGAGGACATGATTCGGGAGAGGAGGCGAGTGGACGCCAGTGGAATTCTCAAAGAGCTGTCTTTGGTTAACGGGGGCAAGGAGTGATCAGGGATTCCGTTTGATATCCtctcccccacccctccccccctctcccccccctctcGCCATCGCGCACGGACGCACATTTTTGCGCACAGACGCGCACACACAAAACGTActcgcacacacgcacacaagcacacagacgcacacatgcAAGGACctgttggttttggactgtcTGCATGTCACGGATGGACCCCGGGCTGCGTCTGGACCACGGGTGCACTGTGGAATTTCCATCAAATTGCAGAGTGTTGAAAACTGAGAGAGAGCGGCCATAAAAACAGACAACGCCCCTTCAGAATAGAATTCGTGCTGAGTGGGACACACGATTTCTACTAAACCCATTGCCCCGAACAGCGAAATCACCTTTAATACCCACACATAGCGCACAGGCTCggtttggttttctgtttaatttctCGGGATAATGGATTTGGCCCCTTCTCTGCATAGGGCGCCTGCTGCGGCAGACCAGACggtgagagggagagatgggggGGCGGGAGGGGTGATGAAAGATAGGATCTGGGATGGCTCTCGAAAAGTCTCCCTtctatttttttactgttagcTTTAAAACCGGGACTGACATAACATAGATCCAAGCCACTATTTCATAGACCTCTGACAGTCCCAGATGGTTACGCAGTTGCCTAAACAAAGCATTTGGCTTGTTCAAGCTCCCCTTTTGCCATATCAAGAGTATTGTCATTTCACAATGCTGTCATCCTGCTCCACAGCACTGGATGTATGTGTAAATTGTGTTCATATATTGATTTCAATTTGAGTCccttatttttgtatttaagtTTAGTGGATTTAACCCTGATCTCTTTTTTGGTTCAAATAAATGGAggttgaaatattaaaataatcgCTTGGTCTAGAAGGTGTTGTTTGAGTTTTGCTCACAATAAAAAGCTTATGCAGTCACACACAACACcttacacataaacacatgattTCTCGCTCACTCTCGCTCttactcacatgcacacacagggaTGTATGAATTATTGATGTTCCAGTGCCTCCTGACCTGCCTCAAGCCAAATAGGCTCCATATATCTCCACAGAATTTGGAGGCAGTAAAATAGTCATCTGCATCAAACCCATAAAGGCTTTATGAAAAATCCATATGGGATCTGGGAGCTACAGTATATAGGCAGCTGTATGGAGTCAATGGGAACATACAGTGCTTTGCCAAAGGCTATATTTCCTCATGTGGCTTTTATCCTGCTAGAATTTAGACATTCACAGGCATGTTGATCGcatgattgtgtgtttttcctgcttcaCAATAACATCAGTTTGGATTACTTAAGATGTCCTCCATATGTTTATCATGAGGAAACACATTGTGTTGTTGTGACACCTTTATCGTTGTAGTCTGCAGTGGCTTTATCTCTGGATTGATGTTATTGCTCATCTTCTATGAGAGTAAGACAGTGCCCTCCTCTTCTCAGGCTTATGATCCTCTGTAGTATCACTGAAGGTGGGATCAATCAGTCTAAAGATGACCAACTACCTTCGCTTGTCTCCTTTTCATAGCTTGATGGAGTCTGACAGGACCAAAAAGTAGACTTATGGAGGTTCTGGTTCTGCCataatgtgtgtctttgttcaGGCTGCCAGCCTGATACACCAATGATTCATTTTTGATTGTACAGATAAGTGAATGACCGTGTGCATACTAGTGGACCTGAAGAGGTTCTTTAAGATATTACATTATGACCACAGAGCTCATCTGGTTGAAGCCTAAACTCTAGATACAAAGACTTCAGGCTTGTGTATCTCAGTGTTGACATAAATAACAGAGCCTCAGGTGATTTGGCCAAATCCAACTGGAGGGGAGCAGtagacaaagtgtgtgtgtgtgtgtgtgtgtgtgtgtgtgtgtgtgtgtgtgtgtgtgtgtgtgtgcacgtgcgtgtgtatgtgagcACGAGAgcatgaagggaaaaaaaacagcaagcaGGGATTTaccatgtgtatgtttgtctctGGTGGTGTTGATTCTTTATGATGCTCAGCTTTGTGTAGGCTGCACCGACAAGTTCAATTAGACACAGGTCCTCtgtcctttgtgtgtttttgagtgtgcaGATGTTGCAATCTCACCCCTCAGACAGCTTTCATGTCAAAATACAGACTAATAAGCCTTTCTCTTGTAATCGTATAAATGTGCCTTGAGAAGATTTTCTCCTCAGCTATTGACCCAAATCCTTTATTCTATTGGCTTTGCTCTGAGTATATTGACACATttcttctcttgtttcctcCCTTTCGTCTAATTCTATCCTCTAACCTTCTGTTGGCCAGTATTTCTCTGCTCTTGCTCTGTATTGCTTTATTCTCCTTACCTCTGTTGCTCCAAAGCTAAAAATCACAGTTTTCCAATCCTTTGCTTCCTGCACAGCAAAACCACACTGATACCAAATTCTTTTTTGATACCCACTCCtaatttaaaaatggaaattatgttgTAGAGGTATTCAAATTGATGTTTTGATCAtactttaaacacatttcaataaTCCAAACATGTCAttcttgctaaaaaaaaaaaaaatccctctgttCTAGATGGATCAGACAAACATCCATCTACTGTTGTTTtatctctgtgttttcttctgttttactcGCTGATGACTGTTCGGTCTGTTTAGTACATTCTTAACAGGCTTCATGTTAAATTGAGGTTGCCCCAGGTGGGcgagcgtgtgtttgtgtttgtgtcagacaTCCCCTGAGAGTTTGAAAAATCAGGGTACTGGGGCAGCTGGTGTTAagagtttgtatgtgtgtttgtggtctgTGACTAATAGGCCTCAGTGAACGATTTactagtgtgtttgtgtgtgagagaaagagacagctCTAGGCAGATAATGCACAACACATTGTTAGCTTGAGGAGAGGGTTCTGCCATCTGACATGACATTGtatgcgtgtgagtgtgtgtgtctgtgtgtgtgtgtgtatgtgcatcagTTCTGGCTCTATAtaccatatgtgtgtgtgtgtatgcgggTGAAAGTGTGAGACCTAACCACCAGAGCTGTGAGTGTCAGGTTGTTTGTGCAAGCACAGAAGACTcagcatataaatatatattttacccATATGCTATGTGAATGTATATTCATGAGGGTCTGTATCTTTGTATCCATCAGTGACAGTGTGAAAGTAAACACTGTTACTAGGGAAACTCCAGCCACTGTCGTACTGTATATCCACCAAGGTCTTTTGTCtgcgtgcatgtatgtgtgacCGCGTGTGTGTAAACCCTCCACAGCTCAAAGCTAGTTGTTAGCCTTAATAGCTACTCATGTAAGACAAACATATGACAACAAaatccctctctctttctctttctcacacacacacaccaacactaaGTCACTGGGCACCAGCTATTGTTCCTTTGTGCGGTGGTGTGGATGTATTCAATTCACACAGGGGATTGTTTCCCATGTGTGTGAGACTGCATCTGGACAAAAGCTCCCAACTAGCCTTCTGCCAGCTACATCAGTGGTCTCAGAGGAGATGTTCTGGGGAGGAGGGAACAAGACTGAATATCCTGTCTGCACGATGCCTTTAAGAGGATCTCCCTCTAATCTAGACACTGGCCTGGCCTCCCAGTAGActtgaatgtcttgttttcctcttctgCTGTAATTTAGGATGGGCGGTGTGTTCAACAACAATGACTACACAGCTGGTGATGTAAATGAGGTAGTGGTAAATGGGTTACATGCTGTTAAACCGTTGGTTACAGTGTTTCCCTCTAAACATCTGTTCCTAAAATGTGTACATATATCATATGCAGTATATGTTTGAACCTGCAACTacatactgacatttaaaactGATTACATGCTACAACACATTTGTAATTTGAATTACATGGCCAACTAGAATTGCATATCAGTGCCCTTAAAGCATCAGTTTTGTGCAAGACTGATTAAAACTGTAATAGGTCGGTATAAACAAGAAGAGTCGGTTAACTGAACTCCGTACTGTCGGTGCTTGGACAGTGAATGCATTGTGAAGTGAATTGCCAAAAATGTACTATTCACCTCTGTTTGTGTGGTGTTTGCTAAGAATggcagtgcccag includes:
- the lratd1 gene encoding protein LRATD1, which gives rise to MGNQLDRITHLNYSELPTGDPSGLEKDELRVGVAYFFSDEEEEVDDRTPSDCGFTKDHSPAEEGPFSVSEVEYSAFCAQECIFSKLRENEDLNVYSAKTLLTMCKPGDLLELVATAQAPHWAIYEQDDQVIHLHKGEIRKDSLLEISNGRHGRIVNNRYRYRPLPPDLVMQNAVGHLGLSSEEICWTNSESFAAWCRFGKREFKAGGEAHSAEQQYFLKVHLSGSGVHTLVFRSLEDMIRERRRVDASGILKELSLVNGGKE